The Mercurialis annua linkage group LG2, ddMerAnnu1.2, whole genome shotgun sequence genome contains a region encoding:
- the LOC126668500 gene encoding uncharacterized protein LOC126668500, whose protein sequence is MLPSLDSATTGISRPHVEANNFEIKSTFIQMITHNLSFNGLPSDDPYEHIISFLELCNTFKMNGVPMEAIYLILFPFSLKDKAKNWLQNLPRGTITKWEDLAKRFLEKYYPPSKTGKLCMAVTTFAQQDLESLYEAWERFNEYLRKCPHHGVPGWLVVETFFNGLNGATRMTLDAASGRSFRAKEPKECNDLIETIAANNYERSSIEKPVGVHEVEAISALHAKVEALTKKIEKLAMILQITCGLCGGNHAMEDCSMSNAHVVQGMEQANYVANQGRGRNNPYSNTYNPGWKNHPNFSWSNTQNVVRPPPGFQPQEPRRQSLEDMLMQHMQKTDSLLQNQQATIKLLENHISQLALSMSTRTNGSLSSNTEVNPKEQTKAITLRSGTILEGTKVPNEVAIEKESDKNGKSEEKEEEVILKPYVPKLPYPQRVKKVEDDKNFSKCLDMFRKIHINIPLTEAISQMLKYAKYLKEIISNKRKFDDVGTVTLTEECSALIQNKLSQKAKDPGKIREASLFHAPLVKRNLVRKLGMVKEMRDTTVSLQLADKSITYPSGILEDILIKVDKFIFRIDFIVLDMEEDKEVPLLLGRPFLATSKAIIDVEGGKLTLRVGQEEVIFEMYTSLKYPMEYEDCLRVDIIDHYVDEYVEIEHEPLHDVIFDDHEVSPCEKHGDEKHIYEILHRESQPALPSISCPPKLELKQLPMH, encoded by the exons ATGTTACCATCTCTTGATAGCGCCACAACGGGAATTTCTAGACCGCATGTCGAAGCAAATAACTTCGAGATCAAGTCGACGTTCATTCAAATGATCACTCACAACCTCTCATTCAATGGGTTGCCTAGTGATGATCCTTATGAGCATATTATCAGCTTCTTGGAATTGTGCAACACTTTCAAGATGAATGGGGTACCAATGGAGGCAATATATCTCATTTTATTCCCATTCTCTTTGAAGGATAAGGCCAAGAATTGGTTACAAAATTTGCCTCGAGGTACTATCACTAAATGGGAAGATCTAGCTAAAAGGTTTTTGGAGAAGTATTATCCTCCTTCAAAAACGGGGAAGCTTTGTATGGCTGTTACCACATTTGCTCAACAAGACTTGGAGAGCCTATATGAAGCTTGGGAACGGTTCAACGAGTACTTAAGGAAGTGCCCTCATCATGGAGTTCCAGGTTGGCTAGTGGTGGAAACTTTTTTCAACGGGCTAAACGGAGCAACAAGGATGACGCTTGATGCGGCATCCGGGAGGAGTTTTAGAGCAAAGGAGCCCAAGGAATGCAATGACTTGATTGAAACCATAGCGGCCAACAATTATGAGCGGTCCTCAATTGAAAAACCAGTTGGAGTCCATGAAGTTGAAGCTATTTCAGCTTTACATGCCAAGGTGGAAGCTCTAACCAAGAAGATTGAAAAATTGGCGATGATTCTGCAAATTACATGTGGCCTTTGTGGTGGGAATCACGCCATGGAAGATTGTAGCATGAGCAATGCTCACGTGGTGCAAGGGATGGAGCAAGCCAATTATGTGGCTAATCAAGGAAGAGGCCGAAATAATCCTTACTCTAATACCTACAATCCGGGGTGGAAAAATCATCCAAATTTTTCATGGAGCAACACTCAAAATGTGGTGAGGCCTCCACCCGGATTTCAACCTCAAGAACCAAGGAGACAAAGTTTGGAAGACATGCTAATGCAACACATGCAAAAGACCGATTCGCTTCTCCAAAACCAACAAGCTACCATCAAATTATTAGAGAATCATATTAGTCAATTAGCACTTTCTATGTCTACTCGCACCAATGGGTCTTTGTCTAGCAACACTGAGGTCAATCCAAAGGAACAAACTAAGGCAATTACTTTAAGAAGCGGAACCATACTAGAGGGAACAAAAGTTCCTAATGAGGTGGCAATAGAGAAGGAAAGCGACAAGAACGGCAAGTCGGAAGAAAAGGAAGAGGAAGTGATTTTGAAGCCATATGTTCCTAAACTTCCTTATCCTCAAAGGGTGAAGAAAGTAGAAGATGACAAGAATTTCTCCAAATGTCTTGACATGTTCCGCAAGATTCACATCAACATTCCGCTTACCGAGGCAATTTCCCAAATGCTTAAGTACGCTAAATACTTGAAAGAAATCATCTCAAATAAGAGAAAATTTGATGATGTGGGAACGGTCACGCTAACCGAAGAATGTAGCGCACTCATTCAAAACAAGCTTTCTCAAAAGGCGAAAGATCCGGGAAAGATCCGGGAAGCTTCACTATTCCATGCACCATTGGTGAAACGGAATTTAGTAAG GAAATTGGGCATGGTGAAGGAGATGAGGGACACTACCGTTTCTCTCCAATTGGCGGACAAGTCAATTACTTACCCAAGTGGAATACTTGAAGATATCCTAATCAAAGTCGATAAATTCATATTTCGTATTGATTTTATTGTCCTTGACATGGAGGAAGATAAAGAAGTACCACTCCTCTTGGGTAGACCTTTCCTAGCAACTAGCAAAGCCATTATAGATGTGGAAGGAGGTAAGTTGACCTTGAGAGTAGGCCAAGAAGAGGTAATTTTTGAAATGTATACTTCTTTGAAATATCCCATGGAATATGAGGATTGCTTGCGTGTGGACATTATTGACCATTATGTAGATGAATATGTTGAGATAGAGCATGAACCTTTGCATGATGTGATTTTTGATGATCATGAAGTAAGCCCTTGTGAAAAACATGGTGATGAAAAGCACATTTATGAAATACTTCATAGGGAATCACAACCGGCCTTACCATCTATTTCATGTCCACCTAAGCTTGAGCTTAAGCAATTGCCCATGCACTAA